The sequence below is a genomic window from Xiphophorus maculatus strain JP 163 A chromosome 18, X_maculatus-5.0-male, whole genome shotgun sequence.
ccaaacacgCTCATCTTCCAATTATTAAGTTAGAGTAGCTCCAATTCGGTTGCTAAGTGACAGGCTGGGATTGCTAGGTGGAAAGCTGTGCCAGCCAATTGTAACTTAATAAtggtgttgttttttaaatggctcattttccagacacttaAAAAACATATTGCCAGACAATGACTGACTGCTCTTTTTTCACCACTGGGAAAGTTTCTAGAAGTGGTATCAAACCAAGTGGATGTCCAAAATttgcaaaaagtaaattttgcatCATAGGTTCCCTTCCAAATATTAATGAAGACTTCTATTGAAATTATTGAGGACATGAGGGGAAAACCTCCAAGCAGTGTAACCTCCTTACACTTatcaatatttatataaactCAAAGTGAAAATTGTAAATGAGACATGTAGTGTGTGTCATTGTTCAACTTAGGGATCCTCACTTTGATCTTGTAATTAAACATGTTCAGCCAGCCTGCAATCTAAATAATGTCCACTCTAACAGTATTATGCATAGCACCGGTTCtctgtgctgcagctttaaaataatcttttacatGTCACTGTTTACTGTCTGAAAGATGAAACCTCGAGAGGGTCACACATGGCTCTTTTTGAATGGGGATGATCTGTGAAGGACACGGCTCTGGAGAAAATCACTTTAGCTTGTGTTTGATCCCTTGTGTGAATGGTATCTAGAGGAAtcaaatgtgtgaaaacaacCCTTTCTCAGTATACTCCATTTCCTTCTTGATCTGTCAAGTACACACAAATCTTGGGGAGATGATGTCGGTggtaaaataatactttttgaAGTTACAAGCTCTTGAGCAATGCTAGAGAGAAAAGCTTAACCCTTGTAGGACTACCATTATAAAAGTCcgcatgagcatctttttacatttttggatgctgcagagtcattattaggagcactccaatgttctttacatctataaaatccttataagtcctcctttccaagtttgtatgccatttatcaataataactgattaaaaatagaaaatttgcaaaacaataacaagaactccatccgtttataatttttttgacatatttttgtaaatatgaagagtttcctaactttatttaccaaagttcccaatacaaaaaagttgcacacaagccttctaaaccaaacacaatttatttggagttttttcaaagcttcgtttcaaagttacagccaattttctaaaaacaataaaacgagggaaaataaaaaaaatgcttttatcagtgcaatcagaaaaaagaagtgcagaagatacattgcacattgtacatcaacaataaaatacaaacatttaaatgaaagtgtgtcAGTCTTTGTGTATTCACATGAGTGAATACACAAATTGAGTAAGTCCAATATATGCATACATTTCATTAGCTGTGACATCAGTCCAACGaaatttttttccagcagctaaATTTTTGGCTGCATTTTTGTTAGTGTTTTCACATAATGTCTTTATGGTAGCCTggtcaaaaaataatttgaatagcTCTGAAGGTGACGGAATCTCAGTATTGGAAAGGGGCAGCTGAACACCTGGTGTCCTCTTTGGACGGAAATGGAGTGGGGGGTGCAGCAAATGATCAGTCTCCTTCTCTGTTTTCCACTTGACTTGAGTGTCCACATGAGTTTCTGACCTTTTGCCTCTCCTTTTACTAGCTGGACCCTCCCgacttctttttcttcctctactTGCACCTGCCACCACACCGTTATTgtcctcttcatcatcctcattCAGATCGCCATCTTTCTCCTCCACGATATTGCCAGTACTTCACACAGACGTAACATTACAGATTAGTTAGAGTTTTCAATCACACGTTCTGTgttacgtaaaaaaaaaataaaaaaataaaaaattatatattttttacatatatatatatatatgagcgAAAAAGAGCCCACTTACATATCATGAAGTTTATCGATCCCTTCGATGAAGTCCTCTTCCTCATCAGTGTCTGCAGTATCAGGGTCTGAAGAATACCTCTCCTCATTTTGGCCATCTTGAGCGGTGACGAGCTCCAAGACTTCGGACGCAGAGTAAAATCTTCTTACTCCGTGtctttccataatttttttttttttgggtgtttgccttgcaagagcagagccaaatagcacgtgcaggaaacggaaatgactttcatgaaatctcacctgaagtcatgtgacatttcatgaaatctcgtagtatttcattctgtcaacgtcagaacaacacaggaagtgattggccagacccgagctgatctacaaatatagggatggatgccacatcatgtttgtggacccatcctttttactataaatctgtgaactcgtctgcgcgcgcacagcaactcgggggggatgtttagggtcggaaaaggaagcgcaattcttacagtttaatatgcaaaaaaaaaaattgctctaccttacgtggttcgaattctaccggcatttgaaaaatatgtatgcatctcagatcgccggcgatctggtagCCCGAATCGGGTTAAGGGCCTTGTCAGCTCTTTGAATTTCATTAaaaggcattttattttgaggaaATTCTTATTTTCCAGGAATCCAGCAAACAATAACTGGATGAATGTTGGAGCTTCTTCCTGGACAGACTCATTGGATGTGTActcataaaaaaatgtagttaaatcatatttattaattttataccAGCTGCTTCTTCAGTCGGTATGTGTAAATATTAAGCAGGGGAATACATTTCCTTGAATATTCCTTCACTTCCTTTCTGCATTTCTATTGCCCGAGGTCTTAACTTAGCAATGTATTGGTAAGGGGCATTTTCCTCATGGACCAACAAtggtctttgttgttttgtactAGGTAGCAGGTCTGGTGGTCCTGAACAGCCCTCAGCctcatttcctctgttttaGTTTCTCAAGGTGCAAGACTTGGGTTCAAACTGCCCGAGTGTTGCAAGAAACTCCTTTTTTCTTAAGGCCAAATTTATATCTAGAAATTTATAGCACACTGTCACACCTGGTAGGTCACCCATATTATGACCATGATACTCCTCTTTGATATATTTACTTATGTTTTCAGTTCCAAATTAGctttttgtactttgttttttgtcgCTAGGTGGATCATTATGCCAGCAGCTTCCTTTGTGAAACAGCTCTGTCATAAGACCAAAAAGATGAGCTCTCTCTAAGCTGGCTATGGTTGTTAATAAATCACCATTAATTCCCACTATGTCCCACCCATAAGAGCTTTCAAAAATCAAGCCGATGAACTAAAGGAGATGTGGAGTCAGCAGGGTCAATAACCACTTTATCTACAACCCATGATGGTTTGCATGAGTTATGTACTCAACCTCTGGCAAAGCATACTTATATAAGCACAGTCTATTGCAGACATATACGGATTCAAGCACAAACATATATGAGAATGTCTTTTAGAGTTTCAGTGAGATGAAGTGGATGACACCTTCATTCATTAAAGAATGGGATGAAATGTTCTCTAAATAGTATGAAATTTACAGTAGTTGCTCTGTCAAATCTTTTGCTATGAATTAAGAATGAAGGcaaagttttgatttaatttaatagtGATATagtgttatgtttctgacataTTAGTCACAATGTTAGAATTTGAAGAGTTTGTATGAAAAGACTCAACTTTCAGTGTCCTCATGCTTTAGTCAAAACTACAAGGTAGAGTTTAGTGAAATGATGCAAGTTTTGTTATTGAAGGTGAAAATGTAGTTAAAAATGCAACTGAACTAAATATAACTTGCATCATGTTGGTTTTGGACCTCATTAAGACGATGAATATTCCAAGTCTCTTGGACTCTTAATGTCATCAGGACTTTCTGTCAGCCTCTGTAAATGTCAGCCAGATTTAATGAAGGGTAACATCTGTGCATTTAGTGGATAAATGTAACGTATATGAAAACCTGTCATGGAGTGAGTGT
It includes:
- the LOC111612028 gene encoding uncharacterized protein LOC111612028 → MERHGVRRFYSASEVLELVTAQDGQNEERYSSDPDTADTDEEEDFIEGIDKLHDITGNIVEEKDGDLNEDDEEDNNGVVAGASRGRKRSREGPASKRRGKRSETHVDTQVKWKTEKETDHLLHPPLHFRPKRTPGVQLPLSNTEIPSPSELFKLFFDQATIKTLCENTNKNAAKNLAAGKKFRWTDVTANEMYAYIGLTQFVYSLM